The DNA window GCACCCCCAGGCCAGGGCCAGCAGCACGCGCACCGCCCAGGCCGCCGCAGGTGTCGAAGCAGCTACCGGCCTGACACCCGGCCCGGCCGCGCTGTCGCTGGGCACAGTGAGCGACCGCTTCCATGCCAACCTGGGCCAGCGCGAATGGGAAGTGGAAATGTCCGTCCCGCTGTGGCTGCCCGGTCAAAAGGCAGCTCAAACGGCCGAGGCCCTCAGCAGCCAGAAGGAAGCCATGGCAGAGCCCCATGCGCTGCGCCTTCGGTTGGCCGGCGACCTGCGCACAGCGTGGTGGGCCGTGGCCGCTGCACGCCAGACACAGGCCCTGGCCCAGCAGCGCGTGGACACGGCCCAGGCTCTCCAAGCGGAGGTCCAGCGCCGCTACCGTGCGGGAGAACTGGCACGCATCGACGCCAACCTGGCCCAACGCGAAGTGCTTGTCGCCCAAGGGGCTTTGGCCGATAGCGCCACGGCGCTGGTGCAAGCCGAGCAAGCCTTTCGCGCGCTCACCGGCAGCGCCGCACCTGCCCAACTGGCCCCGGAGTCCCCTTACGGTCGAAAAGTCCTTGCGCCAGACCACCCCCTTCTGGCCGTAGCCTCCGCGGCCCTGGAGCGGGCGCAGGCGCGGGTTCGGTCGGTGGACGCCACCCGCCGCACAGCCCCGGAGCTGGCCTTGCGCATGGTCCGTGACCGCAGCGCGGCCGGGCAGCCATATTCCAGCGCCCTGGGCATCAAACTGACGATTCCCTTGTCTTCTGCTCCCTTGGTACACCAGGCGCAATCGGCAGCCCTGGCGGCACTGGAGCAGGCGCAAGCCGAATACGACCAATTGCAGCGCAAGCTGGCACTCGACGCCGAGCAGGCGCAGCGCAGCCTGGAGTCCAGCACGCGCCAATTACGCCAGGCACAAGAGCGCCTGGCCCTCGACACGGACACGCTCCACCTGGCAGACAAGGCATTTGCCCTGGGAGAGAGCGGCTTGCCTGCCTTGCTGCGGGCACGCTCCGATGCGCTGCAAGCCCAGGCCCTGGTCAGCCAACAACAGTGGTCCGTGGCAGCCGCCCAGTCCCGATTGAACCAAGCCCTCGGAGCCCTTCCCCAATGAAAAACCTGCGTTCTCTTCTGGCTGGTGCAGCCCTCGCCTGTCTGGCGTGGTCCGCCCTGGCCCACGGCGACGAAGACCACAGCGAACCGCGCACAGCAAAAACGTCCCAGGCCTTGGCACAGGCACCGCGCGCCGAAGCACAAACCGATGCCTTTGAACTGGTGGCTACGCTGGAACAAGACCGGCTTGTACTGACCATCGACCGGTTTGACACGAACGAACCCGTCGTAGGCGCCCAGGTGGAAGTGGACACCGGCACCGAGCAGGTCAGCGCCCACCCATCGTCCCCTGGGGTGTACTGGATTCCCCAGGGGGGCATCGGCCAACCCGGCAGGCACCCCCTGACGTTCACCATCGAAACCGACGACAGCGCAGACCTGCTGACCGCCACGCTGGAAGTCCCACCGCCGGTGGCAATCGCCGCTGCAACGGTTGAGCCTGCGCGCTCGATGGCCTGGGGCCTGGGCGGTATCGCGCTGCTCGCAGGTGTAGGCCTGATGGCCCGGCGCCGCCGCACACCGAGTCGTACGCATTCCCCAAGAGACATCGAATGAAATCCGGATACCTCCCCCCTCTGGCTGCTGCCTTGTTGTTGGTGATGCATGGCGCCGCACTCGCCCATGGCGATGAAGACCATGGCGCAGCGCCCACTCCCGCGCCCACAGTCACCGCAGCGCCCCTGGCCATCCCACAGCGCCAGGCCGATGGAAGCCTGTTCATCCCCAAGGCGATCCAGCGGCAATGGGGCCTACGTACCGTGAAAACCGACATCCGCGACCTGCCCCTGTCAGTAGAGCTCTCTGGCAAGGTGGTTGCCGATGCGACGGCCGGAGGCCGTGTGCAATCCACCCAGCCTGGCCGCATCGTGGCACCGGCCCAGGGCCTGCCCACCTTGGGCCAGCAGGTGCGCAAAGGGCAGGTGCTGGCCCATGTGCAGCCCACGGTGTCCGGCACCGAACGCGGGGGGCTGCAGGCGCAATTGGCCGATCTTGATGCCCAGCAGACCATTGCAAAGCGCAAGGCGGAACGCTACGACCAGCTCCAGGGCGCCGTGCCACAGTCCGCCATCGATGCCGCGCAACTTGAATGGGTGGCGTTGCGCCAGCGCAGGCAGGCACTTCAGGCCAGCCTCCACACGCCCGAACTGCTGCGCGCCCCGGTCTCCGGTGTGGTCAGTGCGGTGCATGTCATGGCGGGCCAGGTCGTTGATGCCCGCGAAACCCTTTTCGAAGTGGTGAACCCCGCCCGGCTCACCGTGGAAGCACTGGCCTACGACCCTGCTTTGACCCAAGGGGTCACCGCCGCCAGCACCCACGTGGCTGGCCGCAGTACGGAGTTGCAGTTTGTAGGCAGTGGGAGGCAGTTGCGCGAGCAGGCCTGGGTGCTGCAGTTCCGCGTGCCATCAGACCAGCATGCGCTGGCCGTTGGCCAATCAGTCACCGTGGTGGCCACCACGGGACAGACCCACAAGGGTGCCGCCGTACCGCCAACGGCGGTGGTGCGCGGCAGTGGTGGCGAGCAGACCGTATGGGTGCACACCCGTGCGGAGCGTTTTGAGCGGCGCACCGTGCGCGCCCAGGCGCTCAGTGCCGACCGCGTTGCACTCATCTCCGGCATTGCCGCAGGGGAGCGCGTGGTCACCCAGGGTGCCAGCCTGCTGGCACAGGTGCGCTGAAGTGAAACAACACCCCCCTGAAGTGCTGCGCACCTTCCCCCCGCTCTCGCTGCGCTGCGCGCTGCGGGCAGGGGAACGCCGCCAGCGCGGCGGGGCGGCCCTTGCGCGGCGGCCCTGGCCTGGGGCGCGCCAGTTTCAGGCGTCGCGGGTGCCGCGTTCGCAGAATGGATAACTGACATGTTTGATTTCATCATCCAAACCAGCCTGCGGCAGCGCCTGATGGTGCTGGGCCTGTCCCTGCTTCTGGTGGTCTACGGCGCCCTGACCATCCGCGAGATGCCCGTCGATGTGTTTCCCGACCTGAACAAGCCCACCGTCACACTGATGACCGAGGCCGGTGGCATGGCGCCTGAAGAAGTCGAACAGTTGGTGAGCTTTCCTCTCGAATCGGGCATGAACGGCATGCCCGGCGTGACGCGCGTGCGTTCCGTCTCGGGAGTGGGCCTGTCGATCGTGTCCGTAGAGTTTGAATGGGGTTCGGACATCTACCGCAACCGCCAGCAGATTGCCGAACGGCTCAGTAGGGTCCGAGAGCAGCTGCCCGAGGGCATCGTGCCCCAAATGGGCCCCATCTCCTCCATCATGGGTGAGATTCTGCTGATCGCCCTTCCCGCCGACCCCGCAAAGGCCAGCCCGATGCAGGTGCGCGAATATGCCGACTGGGTGGTTCGCCCGCGGTTGCTCACTATCCCGGGCATCGCCCAGGTGACCCCCATCGGCGGTGAGGTGCGGCAATACCGGGTCGAAATTCACCCGGAGAAGCTGCAGGCGCTGGGCATCGAACGCGAAAAGGTGGATGCTGCGCTGCGCGATTTTGGCGCCAACACCAGCGGCGGCTTCTTGCAGGCGCCCGGCCGTGAATACCTGATCCGGCACATCGGCCGCACCAGCCGCATCGAGGATTTGCGCAACGTGGTGGTCGGCGTGAAAAACACCCAGCCCATCCTGCTCCACCAAGTGGCCGACGTTCGGTGGGCCCCGGCCGTCAAGCGGGGCGATGGCAGTTACAAGGGCCAGCCGGCAGTGATCCTGTCGGTACAAAAGCAGCCCAGCGCCGACAGTGTGGCGCTGACACAAGCGGTCGAAAATGCCATAG is part of the Simplicispira sp. 125 genome and encodes:
- a CDS encoding efflux RND transporter periplasmic adaptor subunit, producing MKSGYLPPLAAALLLVMHGAALAHGDEDHGAAPTPAPTVTAAPLAIPQRQADGSLFIPKAIQRQWGLRTVKTDIRDLPLSVELSGKVVADATAGGRVQSTQPGRIVAPAQGLPTLGQQVRKGQVLAHVQPTVSGTERGGLQAQLADLDAQQTIAKRKAERYDQLQGAVPQSAIDAAQLEWVALRQRRQALQASLHTPELLRAPVSGVVSAVHVMAGQVVDARETLFEVVNPARLTVEALAYDPALTQGVTAASTHVAGRSTELQFVGSGRQLREQAWVLQFRVPSDQHALAVGQSVTVVATTGQTHKGAAVPPTAVVRGSGGEQTVWVHTRAERFERRTVRAQALSADRVALISGIAAGERVVTQGASLLAQVR
- a CDS encoding TolC family protein; translation: MHSHRSRHRRHPIRPTLQNPAQKLHWARFAGILLALSLAAAPATAQTLAQVLEQAWSLHPQARASSTRTAQAAAGVEAATGLTPGPAALSLGTVSDRFHANLGQREWEVEMSVPLWLPGQKAAQTAEALSSQKEAMAEPHALRLRLAGDLRTAWWAVAAARQTQALAQQRVDTAQALQAEVQRRYRAGELARIDANLAQREVLVAQGALADSATALVQAEQAFRALTGSAAPAQLAPESPYGRKVLAPDHPLLAVASAALERAQARVRSVDATRRTAPELALRMVRDRSAAGQPYSSALGIKLTIPLSSAPLVHQAQSAALAALEQAQAEYDQLQRKLALDAEQAQRSLESSTRQLRQAQERLALDTDTLHLADKAFALGESGLPALLRARSDALQAQALVSQQQWSVAAAQSRLNQALGALPQ